A region of Takifugu rubripes chromosome 6, fTakRub1.2, whole genome shotgun sequence DNA encodes the following proteins:
- the LOC101061339 gene encoding transmembrane protein 150C-like, protein MQGVRRGEMSSCSSWAAMPILYSGSVVTGLWLVYFMAIIDEQIAPLGSTYSCQSQSFQPPYISMAGNYPPASCILGQVMNLAGYGGAVLFCYRFVQVKPRLKEVWLNVSALVANCINCFGMTLVGNFQYSADPTVHNIGAWLSFVVGAVACWLETWITIKINIKNEGMKIGIIRALLSGVFTICTVLFTVLVVQGDCTSAVPLEWALVMFMFLFYGTFAVEFRHSRFETTCTDTCPSTKVTSCRPSQQ, encoded by the exons ATGCAGGGTGTCAGGAGAGGGGAGATGTCCAGCTGCAGTTCGTGGGCTGCCATGCCCATCCTCTACTCAGGATCTGTTGTCACAGgactgtggctggt TTATTTTATGGCCATTATTGATGAGCAAATTGCACCGTTGGGTTCAACCTACAG CTGCCAGAGTCAATCCTTCCAGCCCCCCTATATTAG CATGGCAGGTAATTATCCACCTGCCAGCTGCATCTTGGGTCAGGTCATGAACCTGGCAGGATACGGAG GAGCCGTTCTCTTCTGCTACAGATTCGTCCAGGTGAAACCCAGATTAAAGGAAGTCTGGCTGAACGTCAGCGCTCTGGTGGCCAATTGCATTAACTGCTTTGGAATGACGCTTGTGGGAAACTTCCAG TATTCCGCTGATCCAACCGTACACAACATCGGTGCCTGGCTGTCGTTTGTGGTGGGAGCGGTGGCCTGCTGGCTGGAGACCTGGATCACCATAAAGATAAACATCAAGAATGAAGGGATGAAGATCGGCATCATCCGTGCGTTGCTTTCCGGAGTCTTTACCATCTGCACGGTGCTCT TTACGGTCCTGGTCGTTCAGGGCGACTGCACGTCTGCGGTTCCGTTGGAGTGGGCTCTGGTGATGTTCATGTTTCTCTTTTATGGCACATTTGCAGTCGAGTTCCGACACAGTCGCTTTGAAACGACGTGCACAGACACCTGTCCATCAACCAAGGTGACCAGCTGTCGGCCCAGCCAGCAATAG
- the LOC115250177 gene encoding transmembrane protein 150C-like isoform X1, with protein MQGVRRGEMSSCSSWAAMPILYSGSVVTGLWLVYFMAIIDEQIAPLGSTYSCQSQSFQPPYISMAGNYPPASCILGQVMNLAGYGGAVLFCYRFVQVKSRLKEVWLNVSALVANCINCFGMTLVGNFQYSADPTVHNIGAWLMFVVGAVACWLETWITIKIDIKNEGMKIGIIRALLSGVITICMVLFTVLVVQGDCTSAVPLEWALVMFMFLFYGTFAVEFRHSRFETTCTDTCPSTKVTSCRPSQQ; from the exons ATGCAGGGTGTCAGGAGAGGGGAGATGTCCAGCTGCAGTTCGTGGGCTGCCATGCCCATCCTCTACTCAGGATCTGTTGTCACAGgactgtggctggt TTATTTTATGGCCATTATTGATGAGCAAATTGCACCGTTGGGTTCAACCTACAG CTGCCAGAGTCAATCCTTCCAGCCCCCCTATATTAG CATGGCAGGTAATTATCCACCTGCCAGCTGCATCTTGGGTCAGGTCATGAACCTGGCAGGATACGGAG GAGCCGTTCTCTTCTGCTACAGATTCGTCCAGGTGAAATCCAGATTAAAGGAAGTCTGGCTGAACGTCAGCGCTCTGGTGGCCAATTGCATTAACTGCTTTGGAATGACGCTTGTGGGAAACTTCCAG TATTCCGCTGATCCAACCGTACACAACATCGGTGCCTGGCTGATGTTTGTGGTGGGAGCGGTGGCCTGCTGGCTGGAGACCTGGATCACCATAAAGATAGACATCAAGAATGAAGGGATGAAGATCGGCATCATCCGTGCGTTGCTTTCCGGAGTCATAACCATCTGCATGGTGCTCT TTACGGTCCTGGTCGTTCAGGGCGACTGCACGTCTGCGGTTCCGTTGGAGTGGGCTCTGGTGATGTTCATGTTTCTCTTTTATGGCACATTTGCAGTCGAGTTCCGACACAGTCGCTTTGAAACGACGTGCACAGACACCTGTCCATCAACCAAGGTGACCAGCTGTCGGCCCAGCCAGCAATAG
- the LOC115250177 gene encoding transmembrane protein 150C-like isoform X2: MQGVRRGEMSSCSSWAAMPILYSGSVVTGLWLVYFMAIIDEQIAPLGSTYSCQSQSFQPPYISMAGAVLFCYRFVQVKSRLKEVWLNVSALVANCINCFGMTLVGNFQYSADPTVHNIGAWLMFVVGAVACWLETWITIKIDIKNEGMKIGIIRALLSGVITICMVLFTVLVVQGDCTSAVPLEWALVMFMFLFYGTFAVEFRHSRFETTCTDTCPSTKVTSCRPSQQ, encoded by the exons ATGCAGGGTGTCAGGAGAGGGGAGATGTCCAGCTGCAGTTCGTGGGCTGCCATGCCCATCCTCTACTCAGGATCTGTTGTCACAGgactgtggctggt TTATTTTATGGCCATTATTGATGAGCAAATTGCACCGTTGGGTTCAACCTACAG CTGCCAGAGTCAATCCTTCCAGCCCCCCTATATTAG CATGGCAG GAGCCGTTCTCTTCTGCTACAGATTCGTCCAGGTGAAATCCAGATTAAAGGAAGTCTGGCTGAACGTCAGCGCTCTGGTGGCCAATTGCATTAACTGCTTTGGAATGACGCTTGTGGGAAACTTCCAG TATTCCGCTGATCCAACCGTACACAACATCGGTGCCTGGCTGATGTTTGTGGTGGGAGCGGTGGCCTGCTGGCTGGAGACCTGGATCACCATAAAGATAGACATCAAGAATGAAGGGATGAAGATCGGCATCATCCGTGCGTTGCTTTCCGGAGTCATAACCATCTGCATGGTGCTCT TTACGGTCCTGGTCGTTCAGGGCGACTGCACGTCTGCGGTTCCGTTGGAGTGGGCTCTGGTGATGTTCATGTTTCTCTTTTATGGCACATTTGCAGTCGAGTTCCGACACAGTCGCTTTGAAACGACGTGCACAGACACCTGTCCATCAACCAAGGTGACCAGCTGTCGGCCCAGCCAGCAATAG